One segment of Nostoc flagelliforme CCNUN1 DNA contains the following:
- a CDS encoding M56 family metallopeptidase, which produces MHLIMILNALAVAWWLRSAWNQRQGNWNLRWQRSLFLFLFPPLLIFMTAIAVLFMGPQGQMGGMYTGSISYLLALIYLAFFAISCIKLAFQGWQSVESARNCPLVNVGDRRARLLQTGALFAGQIGFWQPELVVSQGLVQTLSPAHLESVLAHEQGHHHYRDTFWFFWLGWVRSCTAWLPNTEPLWEELLALRELRADGYAALQVDPLVLAESLLLVVSSSPVLSEICCAALGSSGADRLEQRVEALLAPPEPTPEAQLQSWHGFLLAFLPLVTVMFHS; this is translated from the coding sequence ATGCATCTAATAATGATTTTGAATGCTTTGGCAGTTGCTTGGTGGTTAAGATCCGCTTGGAATCAACGCCAAGGTAATTGGAATCTGCGGTGGCAGCGATCGCTATTTTTGTTTCTCTTCCCGCCCTTGCTAATTTTCATGACTGCGATCGCTGTCCTGTTCATGGGGCCTCAAGGACAAATGGGCGGAATGTATACAGGCTCAATTAGCTATTTACTAGCATTAATTTATTTGGCATTTTTTGCAATTTCATGCATTAAACTTGCCTTCCAGGGTTGGCAGTCTGTAGAATCTGCCCGTAACTGTCCTTTAGTGAATGTTGGCGATAGACGAGCCAGACTGCTGCAAACGGGGGCGTTGTTCGCAGGTCAAATCGGTTTTTGGCAACCAGAACTAGTGGTTAGCCAAGGATTAGTGCAAACTCTCTCACCGGCTCATTTAGAAAGCGTCTTAGCCCATGAGCAAGGGCATCACCATTACAGGGATACGTTCTGGTTTTTCTGGCTGGGTTGGGTGCGTTCATGCACTGCATGGTTGCCGAATACAGAGCCTTTGTGGGAAGAATTGTTAGCTTTGCGCGAACTCCGGGCCGACGGTTATGCAGCATTGCAGGTAGATCCTCTGGTGTTAGCGGAATCACTTTTATTAGTAGTTAGTAGCAGCCCCGTCTTATCGGAAATTTGCTGTGCTGCATTAGGTTCCTCTGGTGCAGATCGCTTAGAACAAAGAGTAGAAGCTCTATTAGCACCACCAGAACCAACCCCAGAAGCTCAATTACAATCTTGGCATGGCTTTCTGTTAGCTTTTCTACCTTTAGTAACTGTGATGTTTCATAGTTAA
- a CDS encoding BlaI/MecI/CopY family transcriptional regulator, translating to MAPLPDYRPKQLSVGPLEAEILNIIWELGSATVKDVHDRILADPNRELAYTSVTTVLRRLTDKGWLACDKKERAFYWRPMLSKQQSDVIKAHEQLQRFLAVGNPDVVAAFADSLDEAASEQIAAIAKRIQSARQAREEK from the coding sequence ATGGCACCTTTACCCGACTACCGCCCTAAACAACTATCTGTAGGCCCGTTGGAAGCGGAAATTCTAAATATCATTTGGGAGCTTGGTTCAGCCACAGTAAAAGATGTACACGATCGCATCCTCGCCGATCCCAACCGCGAATTAGCGTATACTTCTGTCACCACCGTTTTACGCCGCCTCACTGATAAAGGTTGGCTAGCCTGCGACAAGAAAGAGCGGGCATTCTATTGGCGGCCAATGCTGAGTAAGCAGCAATCAGATGTCATCAAGGCTCACGAGCAGTTACAGCGATTTCTGGCAGTGGGGAACCCCGATGTTGTTGCTGCCTTTGCCGATAGCCTAGATGAAGCAGCCAGTGAGCAAATAGCAGCGATCGCCAAACGTATTCAATCTGCACGCCAAGCCAGGGAGGAAAAATGA
- a CDS encoding 2-phosphosulfolactate phosphatase family protein gives MKLFVYHTPELTPTGKAPECAIAVDVLRATSTIATVLAAGGEAVQVFSDLDQLIEVSEKWPSEKRLRAGERGGAKVAGFELGNSPLDCTPELVEGRRLFISTTNGTRALQRVQDSPNLLAAALINRAAVVQFLQELQPETVWIVGSGWEGSFSLEDTVCAGAIAHSLLEKTQLSPEELAGNDEVISAIALYSQWQDNLLGLLHQASHGQRLLRLDCHEDLKYCSQTDILDVLPIQHETGVLKSKNK, from the coding sequence GTGAAGCTATTCGTATACCACACTCCTGAATTGACTCCAACGGGTAAAGCGCCAGAATGTGCGATCGCAGTCGATGTCTTGCGAGCCACTAGCACAATTGCGACAGTTTTGGCAGCTGGAGGCGAAGCTGTACAAGTATTCAGCGATTTAGATCAATTAATTGAAGTTAGCGAAAAATGGCCTTCTGAAAAACGTCTGCGGGCTGGAGAACGCGGTGGCGCGAAAGTAGCTGGCTTTGAGTTGGGTAACTCTCCCCTGGACTGCACACCAGAATTAGTGGAGGGGCGTCGCTTATTTATCAGTACCACCAATGGCACTCGTGCCTTACAACGGGTACAAGACTCCCCAAATCTATTAGCAGCAGCCTTAATTAACCGGGCGGCGGTGGTGCAATTCCTTCAAGAGTTGCAACCAGAGACAGTGTGGATTGTCGGTTCCGGTTGGGAAGGCAGTTTTTCTTTAGAAGATACAGTTTGTGCAGGTGCGATCGCTCATAGTCTTTTAGAGAAAACACAGCTCTCACCAGAAGAATTAGCTGGTAATGATGAAGTAATAAGTGCGATCGCTCTTTACTCTCAATGGCAAGATAACTTATTGGGATTACTTCACCAAGCTAGCCACGGCCAACGATTGTTGCGTCTTGACTGTCACGAAGATTTAAAATATTGTTCCCAAACTGATATTTTAGATGTTTTGCCAATACAACATGAAACGGGAGTTTTGAAAAGTAAAAATAAATAG
- the rfbD gene encoding dTDP-4-dehydrorhamnose reductase gives MTKSILLIGSNGQVGKELQQILPSYGDIISVERPTVDLAQPDTLRNVIKSKQPQIIINAAAYTAVDKAESEPELASAINAIAPRIIAQESQKLGAFLIHISTDYVFDGNWYRPYQETDATNPLSVYGKSKLAGEEAIRETCAHHLILRTAWVYGTFGKSNFVKTMLRLGAERQEIRVVADQIGSPTWAQDIATVIAQTIPRLTSEISGSYHYTNSGIASWYDFAVAIFEEAQQLGFPLKVERIVPITTAEYPTPARRPAYSVLACGKISAILETHPPHWRQRLRQMLRDLKIGHGE, from the coding sequence ATGACTAAATCAATTTTGCTGATTGGTAGCAACGGTCAAGTGGGTAAGGAACTGCAACAAATACTCCCATCCTATGGCGATATTATCTCAGTAGAACGCCCAACAGTAGACCTTGCCCAACCCGATACCCTCCGCAACGTTATCAAATCAAAGCAGCCGCAAATCATCATTAACGCTGCTGCTTATACTGCTGTGGACAAAGCCGAAAGCGAACCCGAACTTGCTAGCGCTATTAATGCGATCGCACCCCGAATTATTGCTCAAGAAAGCCAAAAATTAGGAGCTTTTCTAATTCATATTTCGACCGATTATGTTTTTGATGGTAATTGGTATCGTCCTTACCAGGAAACCGATGCGACTAATCCCTTGAGTGTTTATGGTAAGAGCAAGCTTGCTGGAGAAGAAGCAATTCGGGAAACTTGCGCCCATCACCTCATCCTCCGCACTGCTTGGGTTTATGGAACCTTTGGCAAAAGTAATTTTGTCAAAACCATGCTGCGACTAGGTGCAGAACGCCAAGAAATTCGTGTCGTCGCCGATCAAATAGGTAGCCCGACTTGGGCGCAAGATATAGCCACGGTTATAGCCCAGACAATTCCCCGGTTAACCTCAGAAATTAGCGGTAGTTATCACTACACTAATAGCGGCATTGCTAGCTGGTATGATTTTGCCGTCGCCATTTTTGAAGAAGCACAACAGCTAGGCTTTCCTTTGAAAGTTGAACGTATTGTCCCTATTACTACCGCCGAATATCCCACGCCAGCCCGTCGCCCTGCCTATTCTGTGCTTGCTTGCGGAAAAATTTCAGCAATTTTAGAAACACATCCGCCCCATTGGCGACAAAGACTCCGGCAAATGCTTAGGGATTTGAAAATTGGGCATGGGGAATAG
- the rfbC gene encoding dTDP-4-dehydrorhamnose 3,5-epimerase, translating to MSIVHTKIPEVIQLEPPVFRDDRGFFFEAYNHQKFAQETGIVTNFVQDNHSYSKQNVLRGLHYQIQQPQGKLVRAIVGTIFDVAVDIRKSSPTFGKWVGHELSAENKRLLWIPPGFAHGFLVLSEIAEVLYKTTDYYAPQGDRTILWNDPDLAIDWPLSAPPILSTKDEAGKSLRTAEVFD from the coding sequence ATGAGCATTGTACATACCAAAATACCCGAAGTTATACAACTTGAACCCCCAGTATTTAGAGACGATCGCGGTTTCTTTTTTGAAGCCTACAACCATCAAAAATTTGCTCAAGAGACTGGTATTGTTACCAACTTCGTCCAAGATAACCACTCCTACTCTAAACAAAACGTTCTGCGGGGATTGCACTACCAAATCCAACAACCCCAAGGTAAACTTGTCCGGGCTATTGTTGGCACTATCTTTGACGTGGCCGTAGACATTAGAAAAAGTTCTCCTACCTTTGGTAAATGGGTAGGTCATGAACTCAGTGCTGAGAACAAACGCCTATTGTGGATACCACCAGGCTTTGCTCACGGCTTTCTCGTGCTTTCAGAAATAGCTGAAGTTCTCTACAAAACTACAGATTACTACGCACCCCAAGGAGATCGCACAATTCTATGGAACGATCCAGATTTAGCTATAGATTGGCCTTTGAGTGCGCCACCGATTTTATCAACTAAAGACGAAGCCGGGAAATCTTTGAGAACTGCTGAAGTATTTGATTAA
- a CDS encoding glucose-1-phosphate thymidylyltransferase: MKALILSGGKGTRLRPLTYSGAKQLVPVANKPVLWYGIEEMVAAGITDIGIIISPETGAEVQAKTGNGEYFGANITYIIQDQAAGLAHAVQVARPFLEDSPFVMYLGDNLIQLGELRYFLQQFSQQQPDALILLHSVDNPSAFGVAEVDETGRVLQLIEKPKVPPSNLALVGVYFFSQVIFDAIANIQPSSRGELEITDAIQYLINQEKQILAYNLQGWWLDTGKKDDLLEANRLILDTYLTASVVGEVDSQSQIIGRVQIGAKSKVINCTIRGPVVIGSNCHLENCFIGPYSSIANNVTLIDTDLEHSVILESAKISGIHQRIIDSVIGQRAQLVLAPRRPKALRFLIGDDCQIELT; this comes from the coding sequence ATGAAAGCACTAATTCTTTCTGGCGGTAAAGGTACACGCTTGCGTCCCCTTACCTACAGTGGGGCAAAACAACTTGTACCAGTTGCTAATAAACCTGTTTTATGGTATGGAATTGAAGAAATGGTCGCTGCTGGTATTACTGATATTGGCATAATCATCAGCCCAGAAACTGGGGCAGAAGTCCAAGCAAAAACCGGAAATGGAGAATACTTTGGAGCAAACATCACCTACATCATACAAGACCAAGCAGCTGGACTTGCTCACGCTGTCCAAGTCGCCCGTCCCTTTTTAGAAGATTCTCCCTTTGTCATGTACTTAGGCGATAACCTGATTCAATTGGGTGAGTTACGTTATTTTCTGCAACAATTTAGCCAACAACAGCCAGATGCTTTGATTCTTTTACATTCGGTTGACAACCCTAGCGCCTTTGGTGTGGCTGAGGTTGATGAAACAGGAAGAGTATTACAGTTAATTGAAAAACCTAAAGTTCCTCCTTCAAATTTGGCATTGGTAGGAGTTTATTTCTTTTCTCAAGTCATCTTTGATGCGATCGCAAATATTCAACCTTCCAGCAGAGGCGAACTAGAAATTACTGATGCTATTCAATACCTAATTAATCAGGAAAAGCAAATTTTAGCTTACAATCTCCAAGGTTGGTGGCTTGACACTGGTAAAAAAGATGACTTATTAGAAGCAAACCGATTAATTCTCGACACCTATTTAACAGCATCAGTTGTTGGAGAAGTTGATAGCCAAAGTCAGATTATTGGACGAGTGCAAATTGGTGCAAAATCTAAAGTAATTAACTGCACAATTCGGGGGCCAGTAGTCATTGGTAGCAATTGTCATTTAGAAAACTGTTTTATTGGCCCGTATAGTAGTATTGCTAACAATGTTACACTCATTGATACTGATTTAGAACACAGTGTAATTTTAGAAAGTGCTAAAATTTCTGGAATTCATCAGCGCATTATTGATAGCGTGATTGGACAACGGGCACAATTGGTTCTTGCACCCCGTCGCCCCAAAGCTTTGCGATTTTTAATTGGCGATGACTGTCAAATTGAACTAACCTGA
- a CDS encoding glycosyltransferase family 4 protein — protein sequence MDIVDNVSSNQLIINLSILLSQPTGIGNYAQNLFPSLKSFQPTLLAAHKYPDFDCYPVPSNLTPDHGTKGHFNRLLWTQFQLPQIYKNLKSSLLFSPLPEAPLYSNCRFIVTSFDMIPLRFAKRFSPLTLYHRYYTPQVLKQAQHIICISQTTAEDITHFYQIPASKITPIPLAHDRTHFHHLNLPTSNYFLYIGRQDPYKNIQRLISAFAALSNYKDYELWLAGPSDRRYTPILKAQVEQLGITNQVKFLDYIPYSELPKIINQAIALVFPSLWEGFGLPVLEAMACGTPVITSNISSLPEVAGDAAILINPYNTGEITEAMQAIANDSVLRSRLSSQGIAHSQQFSWEKTGKATGEVLSRYL from the coding sequence ATGGATATAGTAGATAATGTTTCCTCTAATCAATTAATTATTAACTTATCTATTCTCTTGTCTCAACCAACAGGTATAGGCAACTATGCTCAAAACCTTTTTCCTTCTTTAAAATCTTTCCAACCCACTTTATTAGCAGCGCATAAATATCCCGATTTTGACTGTTATCCAGTCCCGTCAAACTTAACACCAGACCACGGTACAAAAGGTCATTTTAACCGACTGCTCTGGACACAATTTCAACTACCACAAATATATAAAAACCTGAAATCGAGTCTCTTATTCTCCCCTCTACCGGAAGCACCCCTTTATAGCAACTGTCGTTTTATCGTCACATCTTTTGATATGATACCGTTGCGCTTTGCTAAACGCTTCTCCCCACTCACGCTCTACCACCGCTACTACACTCCCCAAGTTCTTAAGCAAGCACAACATATTATTTGCATCTCCCAAACTACAGCTGAAGACATCACCCATTTTTACCAAATTCCCGCCAGCAAAATTACTCCGATTCCTTTAGCACACGATCGCACTCACTTCCATCATCTCAACCTCCCCACCAGCAACTACTTTCTCTACATTGGACGCCAAGATCCATACAAAAACATCCAGCGACTCATCAGTGCTTTTGCTGCCTTATCTAACTATAAAGACTATGAACTGTGGTTAGCAGGGCCAAGCGATCGCCGTTATACCCCAATTTTAAAAGCGCAAGTTGAGCAACTAGGTATAACTAATCAAGTCAAGTTCTTAGACTATATTCCTTACAGCGAATTGCCAAAAATCATCAATCAAGCGATCGCTCTGGTTTTCCCCAGTCTCTGGGAGGGTTTTGGTTTACCAGTCCTCGAAGCAATGGCTTGTGGTACTCCCGTCATTACCTCCAATATCTCCTCCTTACCAGAAGTAGCTGGCGATGCGGCGATTCTGATCAATCCCTATAACACCGGAGAAATTACAGAAGCAATGCAGGCCATCGCTAACGATTCGGTATTGCGATCGCGCCTTTCTAGCCAAGGTATCGCTCACTCTCAACAATTCAGTTGGGAAAAAACAGGAAAAGCAACCGGCGAAGTTTTATCTCGTTATTTATGA
- a CDS encoding class I SAM-dependent methyltransferase — MLDKIPQTVKAILNLLRLLKKADAISLNIKTFGYEYARTLREQLTIPSNLSPQKINLQSKACQQNDIESHWFFYWCQEMKIPVTYHRKLWEFCYILQALYEYDLLTPGRKGLGFGCGEEPLPSILAAYDIAITATDLDPTASAAQGWIETKQNMSSLEKIFRPELCTKELFTKNVTLKYVDMNAIPACLEGKYDFCWSACALEHLGSIKNGLLFIENSLKTLVPGGISIQTTEFNYLEEEKTIDNKETVLFRKKDFEQIAKKLTAAGHQVAPLNFNIGSCVLDKFIDIPPYYSRVHDIAQEAHLKLLVDRFASTSFGMIVKKAV, encoded by the coding sequence ATGTTAGATAAAATACCACAAACCGTAAAAGCTATATTGAACCTATTAAGATTATTGAAAAAAGCAGATGCTATAAGCTTGAACATTAAAACTTTCGGCTATGAATATGCTCGTACTTTGCGCGAACAGTTAACAATACCTAGTAATTTATCACCACAAAAAATCAATTTACAATCGAAAGCTTGTCAACAAAATGATATTGAATCACATTGGTTTTTCTACTGGTGTCAAGAGATGAAAATTCCTGTAACATACCATCGAAAATTGTGGGAATTTTGCTATATTTTACAAGCATTATATGAATACGATTTACTTACTCCTGGACGTAAAGGTTTAGGTTTTGGTTGTGGTGAAGAACCTCTGCCAAGTATTCTTGCTGCTTATGATATTGCGATTACGGCTACAGATTTAGATCCAACAGCATCAGCTGCACAGGGTTGGATAGAAACTAAACAAAATATGTCTTCTTTAGAAAAGATATTCCGTCCTGAGTTATGTACAAAAGAATTATTTACTAAAAATGTGACTCTAAAGTATGTTGACATGAATGCTATTCCTGCTTGCTTAGAAGGTAAATATGATTTTTGCTGGTCTGCTTGTGCATTAGAACATCTAGGTAGCATTAAAAATGGACTTCTATTTATCGAAAATTCTCTAAAGACTCTAGTTCCTGGAGGAATAAGTATACAGACGACAGAATTTAATTATTTAGAAGAAGAAAAAACTATTGACAATAAAGAAACAGTACTTTTTAGAAAAAAAGATTTTGAACAAATTGCTAAAAAGCTAACTGCGGCAGGACATCAAGTAGCACCCCTAAATTTCAATATTGGTTCTTGTGTGTTAGATAAATTTATTGATATTCCTCCATACTACAGTCGAGTACATGACATAGCACAAGAAGCACATTTAAAATTATTAGTTGATCGTTTCGCTTCCACATCCTTTGGTATGATTGTCAAAAAAGCTGTGTAA
- a CDS encoding glycosyltransferase family 4 protein, with translation MRIFIDCTHTAKHRYKNTGIHRVVRELTSELLQISSNRTDTEIVAVIFDGSFMRRVTNLNQQQDEHFMKINKYLDLTKINIKIQALILKLKNKFINFLYVLNLIDLLDSNLSSRKTFLEFEGSIVQPEDIYVIADANWDLPKTYYRFLQLLKRHKVTIIVICYDLIPIKFPEFSSKKFTKIFTKFYSDYSILFDKVLCISKKSAEDYSNAINQGILAKNNSQIVQSFRLGSNYYKDDLLLSKEPNSFDENLQKLLNKKYILVVGSLVPHKNIKTVIAAFDLLINSIHDDVFLVFAGNKGWDSETDKLIESNKMYGKLIQILGSVTDAQLDFLYQNCYCLVQASFYEGFGLPVVEALQHCKPVIASNGGSLPEVGGNFCRYFSPTQPTELYEALKELLDSDIYYNNLVDRIRNEYISFSWQESAKEFLSRLYN, from the coding sequence ATGAGGATATTTATAGATTGTACTCATACTGCAAAACATCGATATAAAAATACTGGAATCCATCGAGTAGTTCGAGAACTAACTTCTGAATTATTGCAAATAAGCTCAAACCGTACAGATACAGAAATAGTGGCGGTTATATTTGATGGTAGTTTTATGCGGAGGGTAACCAATCTTAATCAACAGCAAGATGAGCATTTTATGAAAATTAACAAGTATCTCGATCTAACTAAAATAAATATAAAGATTCAAGCTCTAATTTTGAAGCTGAAAAATAAATTTATAAATTTTTTGTATGTATTAAACTTAATTGATTTGTTGGATTCAAATTTATCAAGTAGAAAAACTTTCCTTGAATTTGAAGGTTCTATAGTCCAGCCAGAAGATATTTATGTAATAGCTGATGCTAATTGGGATTTACCTAAAACTTACTACCGATTTTTACAGCTTTTAAAAAGGCATAAAGTTACTATTATAGTTATATGTTATGACCTCATTCCAATAAAATTTCCAGAGTTTTCTTCCAAGAAATTTACTAAAATTTTTACAAAATTCTACAGCGATTATTCTATTTTATTCGATAAAGTATTATGTATCTCTAAGAAGAGTGCTGAAGATTATAGTAATGCGATTAACCAAGGAATATTAGCTAAGAATAATTCGCAAATTGTTCAAAGCTTTCGTTTGGGCAGTAACTATTATAAAGATGATTTGCTGTTAAGTAAAGAACCTAACAGCTTTGATGAGAATTTACAGAAATTACTTAATAAAAAATATATTTTAGTAGTTGGAAGCTTAGTGCCTCATAAAAATATTAAAACTGTTATTGCAGCCTTTGATTTATTGATAAATTCTATTCATGATGATGTATTTTTAGTTTTTGCAGGTAATAAAGGTTGGGACTCAGAAACTGATAAATTGATAGAATCTAATAAAATGTATGGCAAGCTCATACAAATACTAGGTTCAGTGACCGATGCTCAACTAGATTTTCTCTATCAAAACTGTTACTGTTTAGTTCAAGCCTCCTTTTATGAAGGATTTGGATTACCTGTGGTGGAAGCACTACAACACTGTAAGCCTGTAATCGCTAGCAATGGTGGCTCTTTGCCTGAAGTCGGAGGCAATTTTTGTAGATATTTCTCTCCTACTCAACCAACAGAGCTGTATGAAGCTTTAAAAGAGCTACTTGATTCAGATATTTACTACAATAATTTGGTAGATCGCATCAGAAATGAATACATATCATTCTCATGGCAAGAATCTGCTAAAGAGTTTCTCTCTCGTTTGTATAATTAA
- a CDS encoding GDP-mannose 4,6-dehydratase, with product MTKKALITGLTGQDGSYLAELLLNKGYQVFGLVRRSSSSNLERINHLSGDIQILSGDLLDQSSLMDVIAEAQPDEIYNLASQSYVPLSWTQPALTAEYTALGVSRLLESIRRCKPDAKFYQASSSEVFGQPDESPQTELTAFRPRNPYGVAKAYAHWMTVNYRQKYNLYNCCGITYTHESPRRGTEFVFRKITHAAAQIKLGLANELKLGNLDARRDWCYAKDAVYAMWLMLQQEQPDDYLIASGETYSVKELVECAFNCVGLNWQDYVSVDPAFYRADEPVQLVGCIDKIKIGIGWQPQYSFNQLVELMVDYDLKKLSS from the coding sequence GTGACTAAAAAAGCTCTCATTACCGGCTTAACTGGACAAGATGGCTCTTATCTTGCTGAACTACTACTAAATAAAGGCTATCAAGTCTTCGGCTTAGTCCGGCGCTCAAGTTCCAGTAATCTTGAGCGCATCAATCACCTTTCTGGCGATATCCAAATCCTTTCTGGTGATCTTTTAGATCAGTCATCATTAATGGATGTGATTGCTGAAGCTCAACCTGATGAAATTTATAATCTTGCCTCGCAAAGTTACGTTCCTCTTTCTTGGACGCAGCCTGCTCTCACTGCTGAATACACAGCTCTAGGTGTCTCTCGCCTCTTAGAATCTATTCGTCGCTGCAAACCAGATGCCAAATTCTATCAAGCATCCAGTAGTGAAGTTTTTGGCCAACCTGACGAATCGCCCCAAACTGAACTCACTGCCTTTCGTCCCCGGAATCCTTATGGTGTCGCCAAAGCATACGCTCATTGGATGACTGTTAACTATCGGCAAAAATACAACCTTTACAACTGCTGTGGTATTACTTATACTCACGAATCGCCTCGACGTGGGACAGAATTTGTGTTTCGCAAAATCACGCACGCAGCTGCTCAAATTAAATTAGGTTTGGCAAATGAACTAAAATTAGGCAACTTAGATGCCCGTCGTGATTGGTGCTACGCCAAAGATGCTGTTTACGCTATGTGGCTGATGTTGCAGCAGGAACAACCCGATGACTACCTCATTGCCAGTGGTGAAACGTACTCTGTTAAAGAACTTGTTGAGTGTGCTTTTAACTGTGTTGGACTTAATTGGCAAGATTATGTCTCGGTTGATCCCGCTTTTTATCGCGCTGATGAACCAGTGCAGTTAGTTGGTTGCATTGATAAAATTAAGATTGGGATAGGTTGGCAGCCTCAATACTCTTTTAATCAATTGGTCGAGTTAATGGTTGATTATGACCTTAAAAAATTAAGCAGTTAG
- a CDS encoding glycosyltransferase family 4 protein, with protein sequence MSYAINQILPRLVHGDAVVNVGLYIKQILISQGYNCKLYFQDAEQGLTLNKELEVHNLLNEATDILIYHVCTYAPICDNVFLNSSGKKVIIYHNITPSRFLAPYDLGLSKLISEASEGVKKFKSVDLAIADSDFNAIELKELGFTNVYTVPLFFEEHQCIPDPDILNGYNDGWINFLFVGRLAPNKCQEDVIKAFAYYCNYINRQSRLILVGSTTFSNYTNLLKQVVELEGVQQHVIFTEKVSFSQLKAYYQVAHIFMCMSEHEGFCVPLLEAMQYDIPIIAYASSAVPETLGEAGILVNQKDIPVIAELAHLLVSNQSLRSKVIQSQRSRLANFKPEAFTEKFMNILKKAF encoded by the coding sequence ATGTCATACGCAATTAATCAGATTCTTCCACGCTTAGTTCACGGCGATGCTGTTGTGAATGTAGGTCTTTATATCAAGCAAATTTTAATATCTCAAGGGTATAATTGCAAGTTATATTTTCAGGATGCTGAACAAGGTTTAACTCTAAATAAAGAATTAGAGGTACATAATCTACTCAATGAAGCAACAGACATTTTGATTTATCATGTTTGTACCTATGCTCCAATATGCGACAATGTGTTTCTAAATAGTTCGGGCAAAAAAGTGATTATTTATCACAACATTACACCTTCTCGCTTTCTTGCTCCTTATGATCTTGGTTTATCTAAACTAATAAGTGAGGCTTCTGAGGGAGTAAAAAAGTTTAAGTCTGTAGATTTAGCGATCGCAGATTCAGATTTCAACGCTATAGAATTAAAAGAGTTAGGATTTACTAACGTTTACACTGTCCCTCTATTTTTTGAAGAACATCAATGCATTCCTGACCCAGATATACTGAATGGTTATAATGATGGATGGATAAACTTTTTATTTGTAGGTCGATTAGCTCCTAACAAATGTCAGGAAGATGTGATTAAAGCTTTTGCTTATTACTGCAATTATATTAATCGTCAGTCTAGATTGATTTTAGTTGGTTCAACTACGTTTTCAAATTATACAAATTTACTTAAGCAGGTCGTTGAACTTGAAGGGGTTCAACAGCATGTAATTTTTACTGAAAAAGTTTCGTTCAGCCAGTTGAAGGCTTATTATCAAGTTGCTCATATCTTTATGTGTATGAGTGAGCATGAAGGGTTCTGTGTGCCTTTGTTAGAAGCAATGCAATATGACATTCCAATTATTGCTTATGCAAGTTCAGCAGTACCTGAAACTCTTGGAGAGGCTGGGATTTTAGTTAACCAAAAAGATATACCTGTAATTGCAGAATTAGCTCACTTGTTAGTTAGCAATCAATCATTGAGATCGAAAGTAATTCAAAGCCAAAGGTCAAGATTAGCAAATTTTAAACCAGAAGCGTTTACTGAAAAATTTATGAATATACTTAAAAAAGCATTTTGA